A genomic segment from Motilibacter aurantiacus encodes:
- the def gene encoding peptide deformylase has product MADAPLITRYGNPVLHRAARPVETFDDELVALAERMRASMAAADGVGVAGPQVGVGLRIFVIDCPGADGENVVATLVNPVLEVGAERELDESEEGCLSVPGVWNVVPRPAWAAVSGLDEFGKPVRVEGTGLLARCLQHEYDHLDGIVYVDRLPKRVRRKLLDAMGTPSWGEPPA; this is encoded by the coding sequence ATGGCAGACGCTCCGCTCATCACCCGCTACGGCAACCCTGTGCTGCACCGCGCCGCCCGCCCCGTCGAGACGTTCGACGACGAGCTCGTGGCCCTCGCCGAGCGGATGCGGGCGAGCATGGCCGCGGCCGACGGGGTGGGCGTCGCCGGGCCGCAGGTCGGCGTCGGGCTGCGCATCTTCGTCATCGACTGTCCCGGCGCCGACGGGGAGAACGTCGTCGCGACGCTCGTCAACCCGGTGCTGGAGGTCGGGGCGGAGCGTGAGCTCGACGAGTCCGAGGAGGGCTGCCTGTCCGTGCCCGGGGTGTGGAACGTCGTGCCGCGCCCGGCGTGGGCGGCGGTCAGCGGGCTCGACGAGTTCGGCAAGCCGGTGCGCGTCGAGGGGACCGGCCTGCTGGCGCGCTGCCTGCAGCACGAGTACGACCACCTCGACGGCATCGTGTACGTCGACCGGCTGCCCAAGCGCGTGCGGCGCAAGCTGCTCGACGCGATGGGCACGCCGTCGTGGGGCGAGCCTCCGGCCTGA
- a CDS encoding ROK family protein has product MTATPPGGQDGPRTLVVDCGGTGIKATVLGPDGRMVAPRVRVPTPYPCPTDVFVATVAGLAEQLRQPGKSGSSGQYDRVSVGVPGVIRKGRVLHTPHFVTVGGPFTEPDPQLVRQWRGFDVAAALEKALLAPVRAVNDAEMQGCAVVSGVGFEVVVTLGTGFGFAMFDDGRLLPKVEMSAHRLKKGESYDERLGNLTRARIGRERWNARVAEAVEGLRWVFWWDRLYVGGGNTRHLTVDLGPDVTVVPNLAGLLGGARLWDPAHEA; this is encoded by the coding sequence GTGACCGCGACACCACCGGGGGGCCAGGACGGCCCCCGCACCCTCGTCGTCGACTGCGGGGGCACCGGCATCAAGGCGACGGTCCTCGGGCCCGACGGCCGCATGGTGGCCCCGCGCGTCCGGGTGCCGACGCCGTACCCCTGCCCGACCGACGTCTTCGTCGCGACGGTGGCCGGGCTGGCCGAGCAGCTGAGGCAGCCAGGGAAGTCGGGGAGCTCCGGGCAGTACGACCGGGTGTCCGTCGGGGTGCCCGGGGTCATCCGCAAGGGGCGTGTGCTGCACACCCCGCACTTCGTCACGGTGGGCGGGCCCTTCACCGAGCCGGACCCGCAGCTGGTCCGGCAGTGGCGGGGCTTCGACGTGGCGGCCGCGCTCGAGAAGGCACTGCTCGCCCCCGTACGCGCCGTCAACGACGCGGAGATGCAGGGCTGCGCCGTGGTGTCCGGGGTCGGGTTCGAGGTCGTCGTCACCCTCGGGACCGGCTTCGGCTTCGCGATGTTCGACGACGGGCGGCTGTTGCCGAAGGTGGAGATGTCCGCGCACCGGCTGAAGAAGGGCGAGTCCTACGACGAGCGGCTCGGCAACCTCACCCGTGCCCGCATCGGCCGCGAGCGGTGGAACGCCCGGGTCGCCGAGGCGGTCGAGGGCCTGCGGTGGGTGTTCTGGTGGGACCGGCTCTACGTCGGCGGCGGCAACACCCGGCATCTCACGGTCGACCTCGGGCCCGACGTCACCGTCGTGCCCAACCTTGCCGGTCTGCTCGGGGGCGCGCGGCTGTGGGACCCCGCGCACGAGGCCTGA
- a CDS encoding dihydrofolate reductase family protein: MLIVSMSVSVDGFVSDRHGDFGWSAPSEEVFGVHLEGVRQLGGYLCGRRLYEAMLVWETDPSMRADEPRAQFADAWCALPKVVFSRTLDRVQGNARLATAPLAEEVAAALAATDRDVSIGGAALAGAAIELDLVDELRMFRYPVLLGGGTPLLPPVSGRRALALVETSEYGSGVVRERYRRTR, from the coding sequence GTGCTGATCGTCTCGATGAGCGTCTCCGTGGACGGCTTCGTCTCCGACCGCCACGGCGACTTCGGGTGGAGCGCGCCCAGCGAGGAGGTGTTCGGCGTCCACCTCGAGGGGGTGCGGCAGCTCGGCGGCTACCTCTGCGGACGCCGGCTCTACGAGGCGATGCTGGTCTGGGAGACGGACCCGTCGATGCGGGCGGACGAGCCGCGGGCGCAGTTCGCCGACGCCTGGTGCGCGCTGCCGAAGGTCGTCTTCAGCCGCACCCTCGACCGCGTGCAGGGGAACGCCCGGCTCGCCACCGCTCCCCTGGCCGAGGAGGTCGCAGCTGCCCTCGCCGCGACGGACCGGGACGTCTCGATCGGCGGCGCGGCACTGGCCGGGGCGGCCATCGAGCTCGACCTCGTCGACGAGCTGCGGATGTTCCGCTACCCGGTCCTCCTCGGCGGCGGCACCCCGCTCCTGCCGCCGGTCAGCGGGAGGCGCGCCCTGGCCCTGGTCGAGACGTCGGAGTACGGCTCGGGCGTGGTCCGGGAGCGCTACCGGCGCACCCGCTGA
- a CDS encoding putative bifunctional diguanylate cyclase/phosphodiesterase, which produces MADRGRGLRGPLSANARATLLTAALVLLAAGLWYATGPRRTTLEQPWIVAALVVAFICTELGQLHVIVGKQTRSIHFSELPGVVALFLVGPAGFLLSHVLATAAVVLRNRTPATKAAFNLALSANECLVLIVVLEYIGDGAELTLRSALAVFVGVFAVNALDLTALRAVIWLTEGRPPSRQRSDWVAAVLGVGGVFSAALGLVVVALVKPGGWQWMLLLPLAGVLWTAYRTYSTLLERHLALERLYDFSQTTRNGSRWGDVVPELLEQARSLLNAERAVIRVHGPDDEDEVIAVADSSGFDSGPAPGERPVGLAVHGSGTPAEAPRAPARDEIHDEVLLSRKALLVARGTTDPRLREWLAARGARDAMVVPLVGDTGAFGTLEVAGHQADARTFTPADLRLLETLATHTGFALENSQLLDRLRHDAHHDHLTGLANRGYFMERLDEAVAARRQFAVMIMDLDRFKDINDALGHHSGDQLLRAVASRLLLAAPDGATVARLGGDEFAVLLPAPGQRDEAEQLGRRISEALMGPVPFEDAAIDVEGSVGIALHPEHGTDAAALLQHADIAMYAAKTQALGVRVYDPSLDEGGPRRLALMAELRSALRADEIVVYYQPKVRLSDAELVGVEALARWQHPNRGLVPPDEFIPLAEHTGVITPLTLRVLETALAQCRQWLEEGKSIPVAVNISVRALLDPGFPAQVVRVLAAQGVPPALLTLELTETSIMSDRARAVPALEQLTGHGVKVSVDDFGTGYSSLAHLRRLPVTEVKIDKSFVFSMATEPEDAAIVEAIVQLAHFMGKQVVAEGVEDALSWHKLTAMGCDIAQGYLMSRPLPPERLETWLRDNALPPRPGVNEPASVLRKARPLRLATQT; this is translated from the coding sequence GTGGCGGACCGTGGAAGGGGTCTGCGTGGGCCGCTGTCGGCGAACGCCCGCGCCACCCTGCTGACGGCTGCCCTCGTGCTCCTCGCCGCGGGCCTGTGGTACGCCACGGGCCCGCGGCGTACCACTCTGGAACAGCCCTGGATCGTCGCCGCCCTGGTCGTGGCCTTCATCTGCACCGAGCTCGGCCAGCTGCACGTCATCGTCGGCAAGCAGACCCGGTCGATCCACTTCAGCGAGCTCCCCGGCGTCGTGGCGCTCTTCCTGGTCGGCCCCGCCGGGTTCCTGCTCTCGCACGTGCTGGCCACCGCCGCGGTCGTGCTGAGGAACCGCACCCCCGCGACCAAGGCCGCCTTCAACCTCGCGCTGTCGGCCAACGAGTGCCTCGTGCTCATCGTGGTGCTCGAGTACATCGGGGACGGGGCCGAGCTGACGTTGCGCTCGGCCCTCGCCGTCTTCGTCGGCGTCTTCGCCGTCAACGCGCTGGACCTCACCGCCCTGCGCGCCGTCATCTGGCTCACCGAGGGGCGTCCCCCGAGCCGGCAGCGCTCGGACTGGGTCGCGGCGGTCCTCGGCGTGGGCGGGGTGTTCAGCGCCGCGCTCGGGCTGGTCGTCGTCGCGCTCGTGAAGCCCGGCGGCTGGCAGTGGATGCTGCTGCTGCCGCTGGCCGGCGTGCTCTGGACGGCGTACCGCACCTACTCGACGCTGCTGGAGCGGCACCTCGCGCTCGAGCGGCTCTACGACTTCTCCCAGACCACCCGCAACGGGTCCCGCTGGGGCGACGTGGTGCCCGAGCTGCTCGAGCAGGCCCGCTCCCTGCTCAACGCCGAGCGCGCGGTCATCCGGGTGCACGGCCCGGACGACGAGGACGAGGTGATCGCGGTCGCCGACTCCTCCGGCTTCGACAGCGGGCCCGCTCCCGGTGAGCGGCCGGTGGGCCTGGCGGTGCACGGCAGCGGGACGCCGGCCGAGGCCCCGCGGGCCCCCGCCCGCGACGAGATCCACGACGAGGTGCTGCTCTCCCGCAAGGCGTTGCTCGTGGCCCGCGGGACGACCGACCCCCGGCTGCGCGAGTGGCTGGCGGCCCGCGGCGCGCGCGACGCCATGGTCGTGCCGCTCGTGGGCGACACCGGGGCGTTCGGCACGCTGGAGGTGGCGGGCCACCAGGCCGACGCGCGCACCTTCACCCCTGCCGACCTGCGCCTGCTGGAGACCCTCGCGACGCACACCGGCTTCGCGCTGGAGAACAGCCAGCTGCTCGACCGGCTGCGGCACGACGCCCACCACGACCACCTGACCGGCCTGGCGAACCGCGGCTACTTCATGGAGCGGCTCGACGAGGCGGTCGCCGCCCGCCGGCAGTTCGCCGTCATGATCATGGACCTCGACCGGTTCAAGGACATCAACGACGCGCTGGGCCACCACAGCGGCGACCAGTTGCTGCGCGCCGTGGCCTCGCGGCTGCTGCTCGCCGCACCCGACGGGGCGACGGTCGCGCGGCTCGGCGGTGACGAGTTCGCCGTCCTGCTGCCCGCCCCGGGCCAGCGCGACGAGGCCGAGCAGCTCGGGCGGCGCATCTCCGAGGCGCTCATGGGCCCGGTCCCGTTCGAGGACGCCGCCATCGACGTCGAGGGGTCGGTCGGCATCGCCCTCCACCCCGAGCACGGCACCGACGCCGCCGCGCTGCTGCAGCACGCGGACATCGCGATGTACGCCGCCAAGACCCAGGCGCTGGGCGTACGCGTCTACGACCCGTCCCTGGACGAGGGCGGCCCCCGGCGGCTGGCCCTCATGGCCGAGCTGCGCAGCGCGCTGCGCGCCGACGAGATCGTCGTCTACTACCAGCCCAAGGTGCGGCTCAGCGACGCCGAGCTCGTCGGCGTCGAGGCCCTCGCCCGCTGGCAGCACCCGAACCGCGGCCTCGTCCCGCCCGACGAGTTCATCCCGCTCGCCGAGCACACGGGGGTCATCACGCCGCTGACGCTCCGGGTGCTCGAGACCGCGCTGGCGCAGTGCCGGCAGTGGCTCGAGGAGGGCAAGAGCATCCCGGTCGCGGTCAACATCTCGGTGCGCGCGCTGCTGGACCCCGGCTTCCCCGCTCAGGTGGTCCGGGTGCTCGCGGCGCAGGGCGTCCCGCCCGCGCTGCTGACCCTCGAGCTGACCGAGACCAGCATCATGAGCGACCGGGCCCGCGCGGTGCCCGCGCTCGAGCAGCTCACCGGCCACGGGGTGAAGGTGTCCGTGGACGACTTCGGGACGGGCTACTCCTCCCTCGCCCACCTGCGCCGGCTGCCGGTGACCGAGGTGAAGATCGACAAGTCGTTCGTCTTCAGCATGGCCACCGAGCCCGAGGACGCCGCCATCGTCGAGGCGATCGTCCAGCTGGCCCACTTCATGGGCAAGCAGGTCGTCGCCGAGGGCGTCGAGGACGCGCTCAGCTGGCACAAGCTCACGGCCATGGGATGCGACATCGCCCAGGGCTACCTCATGTCGCGGCCGCTCCCGCCCGAGCGGCTCGAGACGTGGCTGCGCGACAACGCGCTGCCGCCACGGCCGGGCGTCAACGAGCCCGCGTCGGTGCTGCGCAAGGCCCGCCCGCTGCGGCTGGCGACGCAGACCTGA